tatacatttattattttttatttttaaaggTATATAAAGCGCTTAAAGTTAATGCTACGAACTGTAACAAGATCCGCAATATCACTGCTATTTTTTGCATTGAATTTTTCAAATgttatatgcattttagtaaatattttagGGATATAGAAAATcgaaaattaaaattaatgataagaaaagaattaataaatagtaCATTTTTTGGTGAAATTGATAAAGAcattgaatttttatttcaagattttataaattatttatcaaaaattttttatttatttaaagaatCAATAAGTTTATTAcaataaatggaaaatcataattttttttcgtgtGCAAGTTGGATGGAACATATTTATGCAAAAAGGgtcaaaatttaaattatacatttgtgttttggttttttttttgtctattaattttattcataccagtttaatacaaattaataaaatgagaATATCTCAAATATTtgtaagaaaaaaaagataccTTTTAAATCTATTAAAGCAAATTTATGAAGCTACAAGATTCATCATTATTTGAAACAGACTTTTCTGATTCTGCTCTTGTATGTAGTGTCTTCATAATACTATAGCTGATATGGTTTACCtgttttatgtttataaacaaattttcCAATCctccaattttttttccgtttgtaaaataaattccGTAGTACCCTTCACCTACAACAAATAAGTTGTATTTTCTGTCAAttataactattttttaatatttattttattgtatttttatcttcttGTTTTTTATGTACCTGTTCCAGTCAGtttttgtattaaattattacatCGTGTAATGACAATATAATGCTTACAGTCGTAGTAGACAGTCAAACAATGacttataaaattgtatatatagcTATTTATCCAATATTGTTCATCTTCTGATTTTGTTTTTAGGTTTGTTGTTATTccttaaaaaatagaaaaaatataatataagaaatgttttcatttatatattactttATTTCTGTATATCAACCTATTTATTTAGAAGGGATAAATAATTACCTATTTCATTACGTATATTactatcatttttttttacgtAAGCCCTTACATATTTAGAAATAtcagaaataaaaaatttgttcataattttttcaaactttaatttatttttttcatttttttttattgaatCTTTTGACAATTCTTCCGAGTAATCATAATCTACTCTTTCTGTCCTTACATGTGTATCATCAAAATTATGGCATTCTGAAACATGtgaattttcatttaaataaatattacaatTATCACGttcttttataaatgaTTTTTCTATGCTCACTAATTCCCACACACATTGAGACATTTTTAAGAGggtttcaattttatttttataaattaattatgaacacatgtgtatatgtatataaactatagcataaatataatgatgcATTCCTATCTTCAAATGTtcgaaatatatatgcatgtgattatattatatatatggaacttataataattcattGCATTAATTATTGTTCAAAAAAACAtggaaaatttaaaaatcgACCATGCTTAAAATGCGGAAATTTATATAGCATTAACTGCAAACACATATATAAGGatacgaaaaaaaataaaatgaaaaaatactaaatattttaacaaataaactaataataaaatttactaggaaaaaatattttaatacaaaataacGGCAAAAAAGGACTTTCAATTTGCATGTGTGCaagcaaaaatataaaatcgGATGGAACTTTATACAtactcaaaaaaaacataaaacaaaaaatacagatataaatatttaacaaTCCAttgaaaatgtaaaatttGGTTAAATCTTTAATAATCTATAATTCTTCGTAATTCTCGAAAAGCTTTTCATCATCTAAATTTATGGAAAGAAATTTCtcaatatttatatttgtgtttgtctaaaaaaataaaattgtcgTAATTTAATTGTAATGAGGAGCATATAAATGATgactaaaaaaatataagcaCAAATCAATtgtgttatattttttagctCATTTTAAagcataattttttttctataaatttttaagaggaaataaagatataaatatagatcatattaatttttcctATCTTTTTATACCATTTGACAAATCCAAGAAATAAGTTTTTCTTCAGTTTTATCTTCAGTATACATTATAGGAATTCTTTTGTTGGATTTTTCATACAAGTAAATGGTTGGATATCCCTCTGATAAaggacaaaaaaaaatatagatacaTATTAAAATGGAGTATTGAGatgtattatttcattttgttatatttttcattttgctatatttttcattttatagGATATGctaataaacaaaattttaaatacatatttgcACATACCAATCGGAACATTATATATCTCATTGTTAGCCGCATCAATTTTACTAATTATaacatcatttttataatcttcattttgatttatatacaattttaatcTTTTTCCTATTCTTCTATAGATTGGGTCAAATTTATGGCAATGCCCACACCAAGGTGCATAATATAGAACTAcaacatttttatcattattaaatatatgctcatcataattatctgctactattattttcacatatccattattatattcgtCTGGTAAAATACGctcactttttttataaaagtatTTATTATCCGTTAGAAATTCATTAATAAACTGATCAATAGTCTAAAGGTTAAAAgatgcatatttttatgtgtatatatatatatgtataatttatgaatatataagttTGACAAGGCAAACACgatttatgtattttttcatcatacATGAGAATAAGAAAATGCTTCATCAAATGAAGTCATAAATTTATTGAACACATCCCGTAAAATGAGTAAACAAAAAGATGCACCACATATTCATTTGCTTATTCGTTTTCTTATCcatttgtttatttgtttattaatttttggGTGTATTACCTTTTCGTTTATCTCGATCTCATCCGACAAAGGCTTGTACTTGTAAGGAACTTCTacatcatttttaaattgggTAATTCTCATAATCggtttttttatatcatcaaTAAGGAGATCAGACAATAACCGCTTTTCATACACTTCTACATTTCCAGAAATAGCAAAAGTAACCATTTTATGCTTTTTTGCACACTTAATAATGTCGGTTTTATTTAACTCattaatatcattataaaatataaataatgtgATTGTTTCCGGCGAGAATAAAGtcgaaaaataatattctgAAAAACGAATAACTAAAGGTTCACTTTTTTCGTTTATCCATTTTGCTAATGCATTTAGTTTATCATCCACAATAGActcattttcatataatatatttaatgaattattaaaaagataaaaatatttatcaaaaaaatcatttttatataaaattccATATATgtctttttctttaatttcaGCTATATTTAAGTTATCACTTTTTGCAACGAAAgcattttcaaaaaatgtaattaaattattgtctttaatataaaaaaaaaatgtattttctattaattTACATATAGAAATTAAATCATTGatcatattataatattttttttcttttattataacGAATATAGtcaatatattatattcttttagttctaaaaataaaactaatttctctttattttttatttcatatatactTTCATCTAAGTATTCTTGTATCCATAATAATATGCTTTGTACATTATTTAAAccgatatatttatatacttgttttttttttattaaaaataaggaAGGGTAACTATATACatcaaatatatgtattatttcatGATTAATAGcaacatttatttttgatatatttatattactatcatacattaatatacttgatatattttctaaattttcaAGAAGTAAAATAGATCTTTGACACCAATGGGTATATACTATTAATAATGTAATTTGATTTTGATCCTCTAAAATTCGGTTAAAAGTGTCCATATTTATAGACacaatttcttttttaccCCAATCATCCTGATTcgtataataaaaatttattaaaataaaaaacgctattaacaaatttatgcatttcattttgttttgtcaattaattttattttattatcttgAGAAAATAACAATTCATTTGTTATCTCAAAGAAAACGAATGTTACGAAAATAAGTAAACCTCTGTTTTTTTAGCACTTAATTTCATTGTCTGtattcaaaatttataattttcctACCCTTTATTCATACACAGTTAATCACATcccaaatatatatacataaataaacatatatatgattaataaatatgtacaaatataataattaaattaggACTACGTGGATCTTTTTGATGCAACACAcagataaaatattttaaaagaaaaacttAATATTTGCCATTATTCTCTTTATAGCATAACtttcatttttctaaaaatgtaaagaataataaaaataaaaacaactaaataaataaatatttcatatggggggatttttttttttcttctttttttataataatgcaaaatttaatacacataaaaaaaatattttttttccacaTTTATACTATGATTTATGCCAATTACACTGAATGCATTGTAAATtgaaatttatattttgtttatattttttatacattattTGCAAAAgaaatgtgaaaaaaaacgcATACAAGCTTTAATTAAGcaaaaatttaaaacaaaGCAAATGCTAAAATTAAAGGTTATGCATGACGAACATTTTTGagcaaaatataaaatgagGATTccacaaatataataatccTAATGTTAGATGTTGtcacaaaaaataacattaaTCAATGCAAATAAACGGACGCCATCATCTTTAGATAACATAAATTGTCAAATGTGTTTTAATCTCGGGGTTTCACCAAAATGAAAAGATAAACTTTCCTATTAACTAAAAACCTTTAAGCCTATTTATTCGTTTCCTCGTTTGCTCATTTGTTTGCTTGctcaattttttataataagtTGTGTATGAAACACGAAATGATCAAAGACATTTCACTGCTACAAATACATTTCTATAacatttacaaaaaatatataatacatcctaatataagttatatataactttcttttttatcgtttttttttcggatttaaatttgaaaaaaaggtcatatatgcattttccACACTAAAATTTTGAAGTATTTGTTCGCATATTACATGGGCATAAGCGATACCCATGTGtatgtgtatattataCTTAGTAAAATTTCCTCTTTAATTGAATATGGAATAgtgatttttttatttttattttttttttatgtttatatatatttatacgtatataattttgtaccattaaaaaaggaaaaagcAAAGAGCGCCAATTAAATAATGCGACTCATTACTATTTCAGTATGGGTATTAACAATActttttacatataataaatgtttaaaagttaaaaagttattttatatcccaagcaataaagaaaatatattttttgaaaatggattaaataaaaaaaagcaaaattGTTCAGAAAAACCATTTTATACAATCAGAAAATATCACGCCTCAAAAAATGGCGCAAAACATATCCTAGGAAACAATAAGGATAacaacaataataatactaatCCTGACATAAATGAGGAATATAAAGTATttcaaaaaacaaatttcataaaaaagTACCAAATAACAAAAGAAGAAATTGACACTTATATTgagcaaataaaaaacagcAAAGCAAGTGGTTATGAACCTAAATTTCCAAAAGATGCATTTAGAACACCAGATGGATTAACAAATGTTATTTTggattataaatataaaaatgataatttaaaaatacacaattattattatttttttatgcaatttttaaaaaaactatcagaaaataatgataaccAAAATCCTAATATTAAACAACCAAAAAATGACAATAGcctaataaatatacacgattttttatacttaaaaaaaaaagggtTTTTTGAAGGAGAATTATATACCTGGAAAAATTGGATCATACTTAATAGAGGGGAATGGAAAGATGAAATAGgatatgataataatgaaaatgaagaatatgaaataaaaacaataagaCCAATTGTGGAACCcaaaatgaaaagaatGCCAATAGAGTATTGGGGAAGTTTTAGAGCAATTGATTTTAATGTAAATCATTAtcctatatataaaaaattattcgattattttaataaaataaatgtaacTGAGGATGAACCATATCACAAAATTCAtccttttcttttttatccTCGATTTAGTGTGGGTCGAGATAGAGGAGGTTTGAGTTATGGTGATGCAAATTATTTTGGAAATTATGGagatatttataaaaaaaatgaagaaagaaaaaaaagattaaaaatgttgaaagaaaataataataatggagATGCAAGCATAGATTTCGATTTTGGtcaaaatgataattatgaaaatgaagattcaaaaaataatgaggATAAAGAAAGTGTTATAAATTCGAATATACATAAAGAGCATTTTATTGACAAATATGATTTTGGCCCCaatgatattaaaattgaAGAAGCAACAGACGTATTAATATATCCACAAAATGGAAGattatatcaaaaattttatataggTCCATTAAATATAACAGATGGACACACATTTGGTtcattaattaaatatgtatgtCAAAGTCAAATATATGGTTATGCTATAGTaggtataaaaatacataatatgAATGAAGATACAAAAATTGAAAACACACAAGAAGATTTACTTGAAATTGCTTTAAATTTATCTGATGTTTGCATATATagtaaagaaataaatatagaaacaaatattcgtttaatttttaaaggACCTTTAATGTTAGTTGCTGGAATGATCCCATTACCATCTCATTTAAAAGTTGTAAATAAAgaacaatatatatgtacaataaaagaaaatggaTACATTGATATTTCTATTAAAATTGAATATGGTAAAGGACATTGGATAACATATGATAAAGGTTTATATAAAAGAGAAATAGGATCAGATAATGAATGTAtgaaaaaaagacaaataAAAGAAGTTGTAAATAACAATTATACACCTTTAACTGCTAGTTTTAGTCCTTGCAGAATGGTTCGAATCACTGTTCATAAAATTGCAACAAAATATTGGTGTGAGGATAGATGTGAATTTACAGATCCTAAACAAATGTTAGTTGTTGAAATTTGGACTGATCCAAGAATGCTACCAAAAAATGTTCTATTATATggtattaaaaatattaaaaaaattttaaacaaatttagAGAAATGATAATCAATGATACAGATTTTCCATGCGATCAAGAAGATCgagaaattaaaaaattatggcCTTTCATTGatagatataaatatttacaaacTAAACAGAAAATGGAAGGAGGCCCACCTATAGTTAATGTTGATGAAGAActaaatacaaaaaatactaaTGTTAATACTGATCAAAATGGATTAAAAATGGATgaacaaatttttaaaaatccATTTACTCAATCTCTTATGGACCCAGGAAATTTTCCAAAACATTCAAATATAATGTTGCCATTGCAACAAACCCCCCCTCCATATATCGACACTTTGGATTGGCTTAAAATGGAAGTGAATAAGGATAAAAATTCTACCAAACTTGATggaagaaataaaagacaacatgataaatttaaaaacaaacGGATATTTGACtatgataattatttgGATGATCAGCTTGCTGATATATTAAGTGATAATCCGAGCTCTTCTTGATTCGaaaatatttccattttgttTGTTCACACCCATGAGTATTGGGTGaactaatatattattatagttttatttttattaattttttattgtttatttcttattttttctttttcggTAATTCGCATTAACCGCTATTTTTTCGACTAAATGCTTTTAAAATGTTGAAATACAAATTAGGAAGTTATTATGCTAAAATAGTAGCATctatgaaataaataggaataaatatttacaaacATTGTTATAAAAGGttacatataatttatatttctatgCTTAAtgaaatgaattaaaaaaaattttaataattccaaaaaattataaaaaagtagatttattataaatctTGAAATAGTTTTTcccaaatatatttaaaacgATCCACTTTCGAGAGAACTAAATGAATGcgtttttcatttattttataatctTTTGTTATAACCCAATATGCATCATCGCAGCATATTTTTCCACACAACtacaaaaatgaaaaatgaaataaatttatgtaagtatcaaaataattattcatgtatatacatatgtattattttattattattaacaagGTTAACGATTTCtcaaatattaaatattttacaaatttttGTTGTCTTACTTTATGatctaataaaataatttttttcccaTTCACCATGATTTCTAACtttatataatcattttttatctgaaataaaatatcttCTTGATTTGTTTCTTTAATTAAAGTAGAATgcacataaaaaatgtaatggGCATAATGTGTACATTCATATTTGTGTGTGCATTAAATATTGTGTTTATATGTACAGTAAATACGGGAAtgtaatgaaaaaaataataataatttaaagcTAAAAATAGTTGCTCGtaagtatataaaaagtaaagtgggaataaattaatatattttattttttttaccatCAAAAATAGGAATATTTAATTCAATATGATCTAATGATTCTCTCCAATCAAACCTAAAATCGATATAGGtccattaaaaaataaataatcaaTACATTTATGAATGTGTGTGCAATGTTTAATAGTATAAGACGAACTGttgcaaaaataaatatgataacTTTTTAATCTTACTTAGCATTATTTAAAAGGGTTCCCATTTCATATGGCATATGTAACATGCCTTTATACTatgaattaattaaataatcaaTGTAGGCATAAAtgtgtttatatatttatagacatattattttttttatttttattacctTCATTATCTCCTTTGCAGTATCTTTGAAGGGAACTGATTTACAACCATCATCTTTCAtagaatttatttttttatatatatcatttatattaagaTTTTCATTTGgactatttatatcatcaaTTTCATCAAAtgttttttctattttattaatattagtGTATTCTTTCCTAACATtcatattatcattttcattaaccTCTGTATTATAAAATGCCTTTCTAACACATGTTTTTAAATCCTTGTcagtattatttattacttCTTCAACATTATGTTCATTCATtgatttcattttttccatttggTCTATCTGTTCTTcgatttgttttatttcttcCTCTTTTATGGCAGCATTTTTCTAACGTTAAAATAAAGGTAATGACATCccaataaatgaaaaaaaatcataaatacatatacatatttatataaaggcattcctaaatatattttaaatataaattttaccTCAATTTCTCGATATAACTTTAGTGACTCATTTCCCAGTTTTCCATCTTCTATATCTTTCATTAAATtctgaatttttttaaaattaagaaataaaaatataccaaATTACCAAATGggaaaaattatgtatatattatgtgtgaaatttaaaaaaaaaaaaaaaaaattatataccTCAAGTTCGATATCAAAGTCGCTGTCATTTTGTTCTGTGATAgacaaaattaattttttatttgattttttatttatggcTATACTTTTTATAGGAGCTCTTATAAAATGGGCagattttaatattttataagcTATAGGTTTAGAAagattaattaattttatcttGCATATTCTTGAGTGGTAATACGAACTATTAATACAATTGACAGTAAgtaaatgaacaaaaaaaaggatgcttgaaaaaatgttaaagttctttattaattttagcATAATTGTTTTTGGCCTTCGTCAAATAGTTATATGGTTACGCATGCGCATCAATACATGTAAAAATAGATAAGCAAATAAATACGTATATCCAATCATAGGGTGGTTCAATGAAGCTTTGTTACCCCTGATTATATTTCCATCATTTAATTAGCTGCCTAATTTtgtactatatatatattattataatgaaggaaacaaaaatatagcaTCATAATGTGGTTAATACTAATTTT
This DNA window, taken from Plasmodium berghei ANKA genome assembly, chromosome: 13, encodes the following:
- a CDS encoding DNA-directed RNA polymerase, alpha subunit, putative — encoded protein: MRLITISVWVLTILFTYNKCLKVKKLFYIPSNKENIFFENGLNKKKQNCSEKPFYTIRKYHASKNGAKHILGNNKDNNNNNTNPDINEEYKVFQKTNFIKKYQITKEEIDTYIEQIKNSKASGYEPKFPKDAFRTPDGLTNVILDYKYKNDNLKIHNYYYFFMQFLKKLSENNDNQNPNIKQPKNDNSLINIHDFLYLKKKGFFEGELYTWKNWIILNRGEWKDEIGYDNNENEEYEIKTIRPIVEPKMKRMPIEYWGSFRAIDFNVNHYPIYKKLFDYFNKINVTEDEPYHKIHPFLFYPRFSVGRDRGGLSYGDANYFGNYGDIYKKNEERKKRLKMLKENNNNGDASIDFDFGQNDNYENEDSKNNEDKESVINSNIHKEHFIDKYDFGPNDIKIEEATDVLIYPQNGRLYQKFYIGPLNITDGHTFGSLIKYVCQSQIYGYAIVGIKIHNMNEDTKIENTQEDLLEIALNLSDVCIYSKEINIETNIRLIFKGPLMLVAGMIPLPSHLKVVNKEQYICTIKENGYIDISIKIEYGKGHWITYDKGLYKREIGSDNECMKKRQIKEVVNNNYTPLTASFSPCRMVRITVHKIATKYWCEDRCEFTDPKQMLVVEIWTDPRMLPKNVLLYGIKNIKKILNKFREMIINDTDFPCDQEDREIKKLWPFIDRYKYLQTKQKMEGGPPIVNVDEELNTKNTNVNTDQNGLKMDEQIFKNPFTQSLMDPGNFPKHSNIMLPLQQTPPPYIDTLDWLKMEVNKDKNSTKLDGRNKRQHDKFKNKRIFDYDNYLDDQLADILSDNPSSS
- a CDS encoding protein disulfide-isomerase, putative gives rise to the protein MKCINLLIAFFILINFYYTNQDDWGKKEIVSINMDTFNRILEDQNQITLLIVYTHWCQRSILLLENLENISSILMYDSNINISKINVAINHEIIHIFDVYSYPSLFLIKKKQVYKYIGLNNVQSILLWIQEYLDESIYEIKNKEKLVLFLELKEYNILTIFVIIKEKKYYNMINDLISICKLIENTFFFYIKDNNLITFFENAFVAKSDNLNIAEIKEKDIYGILYKNDFFDKYFYLFNNSLNILYENESIVDDKLNALAKWINEKSEPLVIRFSEYYFSTLFSPETITLFIFYNDINELNKTDIIKCAKKHKMVTFAISGNVEVYEKRLLSDLLIDDIKKPIMRITQFKNDVEVPYKYKPLSDEIEINEKTIDQFINEFLTDNKYFYKKSERILPDEYNNGYVKIIVADNYDEHIFNNDKNVVVLYYAPWCGHCHKFDPIYRRIGKRLKLYINQNEDYKNDVIISKIDAANNEIYNVPIEGYPTIYLYEKSNKRIPIMYTEDKTEEKLISWICQMTNTNINIEKFLSINLDDEKLFENYEEL
- a CDS encoding HSP20-like chaperone, putative codes for the protein MLKLIKNFNIFSSILFFVHLLTVNCINSSYYHSRICKIKLINLSKPIAYKILKSAHFIRAPIKSIAINKKSNKKLILSITEQNDSDFDIELENLMKDIEDGKLGNESLKLYREIEKNAAIKEEEIKQIEEQIDQMEKMKSMNEHNVEEVINNTDKDLKTCVRKAFYNTEVNENDNMNVRKEYTNINKIEKTFDEIDDINSPNENLNINDIYKKINSMKDDGCKSVPFKDTAKEIMKYKGMLHMPYEMGTLLNNAKFDWRESLDHIELNIPIFDETNQEDILFQIKNDYIKLEIMVNGKKIILLDHKLCGKICCDDAYWVITKDYKINEKRIHLVLSKVDRFKYIWEKLFQDL